The following proteins come from a genomic window of Gossypium raimondii isolate GPD5lz chromosome 5, ASM2569854v1, whole genome shotgun sequence:
- the LOC105768390 gene encoding nuclear/nucleolar GTPase 2, producing MAKKNTERKVNVSGKPKHSLDVNRSDGKNNSRTAATVRRLKMYNTRPKRNAKGKILSHEFQSKELPNTRIQPDRRWFGNTRVVNQKELEFFREELQSRMSSNYNVILKEKKLPLSLLKDHAKQARAHLLDTEPFENAFGPKTKRKRPKLLAVDYESLLKKADGSQDAFEQKHAASTSAEAGEADGFRDLVRHTMFEKGQSKRIWGELYKVIDSSDVVVQVLDARDPQGTRCHHLERHLKEHCNHKHMILLLNKCDLVPAWATKGWLRVLSKEYPTLAFHASVNKSFGKGSLLSVLRQFARLKSDKQAISVGFIGYPNVGKSSVINTLRTKNVCKVAPIPGETKVWQYITLTKRIYLIDCPGVVYQNSDTETDIVLKGVVRVTNLEDAAEHIGEVLKRVKKEHLKRAYKIKDWEDENDFLVQLCQSTGKLLKGGEPDLTTCAKMILHDWQRGRIPFFVPPPKQEADDSSDEPTVHGIDKDAVADNNQADAALKAIANVMLFQQQKSVPVKTDLFSDNELTGDATNQVPDSDMVGEDGASDDDDDDEVEGSSSDEA from the exons ATGGCGAAGAAGAACACGGAGAGGAAAGTGAACGTGTCGGGTAAGCCTAAGCACTCGCTAGACGTGAACCGGAGCGATGGCAAGAACAATTCGAGAACCGCCGCCACGGTGCGCCGCCTTAAGATGTACAACACACGGCCCAAACGTAACGCTAAAGGGAAAATCTTGAGTCATGAGTTTCAGTCTAAAGAGCTACCAAATACGCGTATCCAACCTGATCGCCGATGGTTCG GGAATACTCGAGTTGTGAATCAAAAGGAGCTAGAATTTTTTCGAGAAGAGCTCCAAAGCCGGATGTCAAGCAATTACAATGTCATTTTGAAGGAGAAGAAATTGCCCTTATCTCTCTTAAAGGACCATGCTAAG CAAGCTAGAGCTCATCTTCTGGACACAGAGCCTTTCGAGAATGCATTTGGACCTAAGACAAAGAGGAAGCGCCCAAAGCTCCTAGCTGTAGATTATGAGTCTTTACTTAAGAAAGCAGATGGTTCTCAAG ATGCATTTGAGCAGAAGCATGCTGCTTCTACTTCTGCAGAAGCAGGTGAGGCGGATGGGTTCCGTGACTTAGTTCGGCACACTATGTTTGAGAAGGGTCAAAGTAAACGAATATGGGGTGAACTCTACAAAGTAATAGACTCATCAGATGTTGTTGTCCAG GTTTTGGATGCTAGGGACCCACAGGGCACCAGATGTCATCATTTAGAGAGGCATTTGAAAGAGCATTGCAATCATAAACATATGATTCTTCTGTTAAACAAG TGTGATCTTGTTCCTGCTTGGGCTACGAAGGGGTGGCTTAGAGTTCTATCCAAAGAATATCCAACTCTAGCATTCCATGCTAGTGTTAACAAGTCTTTTGGCAAG GGTTCTCTTTTATCGGTACTAAGACAATTTGCCCGCTTAAAAAGCGACAAGCAAGCAATATCTGTTGGATTTATTGGTTATCCTAACGTTGGCAAGTCTTCAGTTATCAACACACTCCGCACAAAAAAT GTCTGTAAGGTTGCTCCCATCCCAGGGGAGACTAAGGTTTGGCAGTATATAACACTCACTAAAAGGATTTACTTAATTGACTGCCCTGGAGTTGTTTACCAGAATAGTGACACAGAAACAGATATTGTGCTGAAGGGTGTG GTACGCGTCACGAATCTAGAGGATGCTGCTGAACACATCGGAGAAGTTTTAAAGCGTGTCAAAAAAGAGCACTTGAAAAGGGCATACAAGATAAAGGACTG GGAAGATGAAAATGACTTCTTAGTTCAGCTATGCCAATCAACCGGTAAACTTTTGAAG GGTGGAGAACCTGATTTGACTACTTGTGCGAAGATGATCCTTCATGACTGGCAGAGAGGTAGAATACCCTTCTTCGTTCCTCCTCCGAAACAAGAAGCTGATGATTCGTCAGATGAACCCACTGTGCATGGGATAGACAAGGATGCCGTGGCTGATAATAATCAGGCTGATGCTGCACTTAAAGCCATTGCAAATGTAATGTTGTTCCAGCAGCAGAAAAGTGTACCTGTTAAAACTGATCTCTTCAGTGACAATGAACTCACCGGTGATGCAACCAACCAGGTACCTGATAGTGATATGGTTGGTGAAGATGGAGCCtccgatgatgatgatgatgatgaggttGAAGGTAGTAGCTCAGATGAAGCATAG